A DNA window from Pseudomonas resinovorans NBRC 106553 contains the following coding sequences:
- a CDS encoding alpha/beta hydrolase, whose product MRSQAIRYLILPGWQGSPEEHWQSHWERTLPNASRVEQADWNNPDRESWVAALERAIDAERTPVILIGHSLGCVTIAHWAAQSDPDVLRRVRGALLVAPADVQRPGCPDALKGFAPIPHAPLPFPSLLVGSDNDHAASPQRALEMARDWGAEAAILTGAGHINVKSGHHTWEQGFAHLYRLQSRVEQLSRQRA is encoded by the coding sequence ATGCGTAGCCAGGCCATTCGTTACCTGATCCTGCCGGGATGGCAGGGCTCGCCCGAGGAGCATTGGCAGAGCCATTGGGAACGCACGTTGCCCAATGCCAGCCGGGTGGAGCAGGCCGACTGGAACAACCCGGATCGCGAATCCTGGGTAGCGGCGCTGGAGCGCGCCATCGATGCCGAGCGCACCCCGGTGATCCTCATCGGCCATAGCCTCGGCTGCGTGACGATCGCCCACTGGGCGGCGCAATCCGATCCCGATGTGTTGCGTCGCGTGCGTGGCGCGTTGCTGGTGGCGCCGGCGGACGTGCAGCGCCCCGGCTGCCCGGACGCGCTCAAGGGCTTTGCACCCATCCCGCATGCGCCGCTGCCTTTCCCCAGCCTGCTGGTGGGCTCGGACAACGACCATGCCGCCAGCCCCCAACGGGCGCTGGAAATGGCCCGCGACTGGGGCGCCGAAGCGGCGATCCTCACCGGTGCCGGGCATATCAACGTGAAGTCCGGCCACCACACCTGGGAGCAGGGTTTCGCTCACCTCTACCGTCTGCAGAGCCGCGTCGAACAACTCTCACGTCAGCGCGCCTGA
- a CDS encoding sigma 54-interacting transcriptional regulator — MSKENSGQPLLTFADADRSPLSIRARALVFVDERSRRLREEVDQLAPGDLPVLIQGETGTGKELLARQIHRSSDRPGLFVAVSCSAISKSYAEAELFGHTPGAYNGAASSRAGWFGSANGGTLYLDEIGDLPLPLQAKLLAALESREVTRVGAQQPTPVDVRLVAATSIDLAEAVRVGKFNARLYQYLNEGRVELPPLRERPDDILPLAEYFLGIYAQRLDLPLPLISAAAQAVLEAYPWPGNTRELENSVHFALLVSEGDEILPQHLNLPPLPGYAQLAGQLRRLAANDEAQLRQLFAEVLAG, encoded by the coding sequence ATGAGCAAGGAAAATTCCGGTCAGCCGCTGCTGACCTTCGCCGACGCCGATCGCAGCCCCCTGAGCATCCGCGCCCGCGCACTGGTGTTCGTCGATGAGCGCTCGCGTCGCTTGCGCGAGGAGGTCGACCAGCTCGCGCCCGGCGACTTGCCGGTGCTGATCCAGGGTGAGACCGGTACCGGCAAGGAGCTGCTGGCGCGACAGATCCACCGCTCCAGCGACCGTCCCGGGCTGTTCGTGGCGGTGAGCTGCAGCGCCATCAGCAAGAGCTACGCGGAGGCCGAGCTGTTCGGCCATACCCCCGGCGCCTACAACGGCGCGGCGAGCAGCCGTGCCGGCTGGTTCGGTTCGGCCAACGGCGGCACGCTCTACCTGGACGAGATCGGCGACCTGCCGTTGCCGCTGCAGGCCAAGCTGCTGGCGGCGCTGGAGAGTCGCGAGGTGACCCGCGTCGGCGCCCAGCAGCCGACCCCGGTGGATGTGCGCCTGGTGGCCGCCACCAGCATCGACCTGGCCGAAGCGGTGCGGGTCGGCAAGTTCAACGCGCGGCTCTATCAGTACCTGAACGAGGGGCGGGTGGAACTACCGCCCTTGCGCGAGCGCCCGGACGACATCCTGCCCCTGGCCGAATACTTCCTCGGCATCTACGCCCAGCGCCTGGACCTGCCCTTGCCGCTGATCAGCGCGGCGGCCCAGGCGGTGCTGGAGGCCTACCCCTGGCCCGGCAATACCCGCGAACTGGAGAACAGCGTGCACTTCGCCCTGCTGGTCAGCGAGGGCGACGAAATCCTCCCGCAGCACCTGAACCTGCCGCCCTTGCCGGGCTACGCCCAGCTCGCCGGGCAATTGCGCCGGCTGGCGGCCAACGACGAGGCGCAGCTGCGCCAGCTGTTCGCCGAGGTGCTGGCCGGTTAA
- a CDS encoding nuclear transport factor 2 family protein, giving the protein MTAQATDRDAILRVAQDYVEGMLFADESRLRSAFHPQCRIIGHFRGELEWLSLDDFVGALLDAGPALAEGGTPVWDVQALDITGDAASLKVVDDYAEMRFTDYLSLLKIGGRWSIINKLYYLHD; this is encoded by the coding sequence ATGACTGCCCAAGCCACCGATCGGGACGCCATCCTGCGGGTCGCGCAGGACTATGTCGAAGGGATGCTCTTCGCCGACGAGAGCCGACTGCGCAGCGCCTTCCACCCACAGTGCCGCATCATCGGCCACTTCCGGGGCGAGCTCGAATGGCTCTCGCTGGATGACTTCGTCGGTGCCCTTCTCGATGCCGGTCCGGCCCTGGCGGAAGGCGGGACGCCCGTGTGGGATGTCCAGGCGCTGGACATCACCGGCGACGCCGCCTCGCTCAAGGTGGTCGACGACTACGCCGAGATGCGCTTCACCGATTACCTGTCACTGCTGAAGATCGGCGGGCGCTGGAGCATCATCAACAAGCTCTACTACCTGCACGATTAA
- a CDS encoding MFS transporter, which yields MNPSTLLSLPLLALALGGFVVGSSEFIIMGLLPEVANDLGVSLSSAGLLVSAYAMGVVIGAPLLGPLLGRLPRRQALLWLMGAYALGNLGCALAPNYEWLLAMRMFTAFSHAGFFGCATLLAAELAPPHRRASAMALVLSGLTIANVLGVPAGAWLGQATSWRVTFMVVAAIGLLTLLAQAFWLPATPKPKPSAAGAWDGILRRPVLHALFVCSLSSVALFGVFTYISPLLRDVSGFKPENANFALLLFGIGLTLGNLLGGRLADKGFRYSLPLAFGVSALCLLGLFVFAQVPALALGCLFLWGVASFAISSPLQLLLVEQAGESASLAATLSHAAFNLGNASGAFIGGLWLTAGMGLNNLPLMGMAVLLLTILVCLPLPRLRSVKDHLKATGQLNP from the coding sequence ATGAACCCGAGCACCCTCCTCTCCCTGCCCTTGCTGGCGCTGGCCCTGGGCGGCTTCGTCGTCGGCAGCAGCGAATTCATCATCATGGGCCTGCTGCCCGAGGTGGCCAACGACCTCGGGGTCAGCCTCTCCAGCGCCGGCCTGCTGGTCAGCGCCTATGCCATGGGAGTGGTGATCGGCGCGCCGCTGCTGGGCCCGCTGCTCGGTCGCCTGCCGCGCCGCCAGGCCCTGCTCTGGCTGATGGGCGCCTACGCCCTGGGCAACCTCGGCTGCGCCCTGGCGCCGAACTACGAGTGGCTGCTGGCCATGCGCATGTTCACCGCCTTCAGCCATGCCGGCTTCTTCGGCTGCGCCACCCTGCTGGCCGCGGAGCTGGCGCCGCCCCACCGCCGCGCCTCGGCCATGGCCCTGGTGCTCAGCGGCCTGACCATCGCCAACGTGCTCGGCGTGCCGGCCGGCGCCTGGCTCGGCCAGGCCACCAGTTGGCGGGTGACCTTCATGGTGGTGGCCGCCATCGGCCTGCTCACCCTGCTGGCCCAGGCCTTCTGGCTACCCGCCACGCCCAAGCCCAAGCCCAGCGCGGCCGGCGCCTGGGACGGCATCCTGCGCCGTCCGGTGCTGCATGCGCTGTTCGTCTGCAGCCTGTCCTCGGTGGCGCTGTTCGGTGTGTTCACCTACATCAGCCCGCTGCTGCGCGACGTGTCCGGCTTCAAACCGGAGAACGCCAACTTCGCCCTGCTGCTGTTCGGCATCGGCCTGACCCTGGGCAACCTGCTGGGCGGTCGCCTGGCCGACAAGGGTTTCCGCTACTCGCTGCCCCTGGCCTTCGGCGTCAGCGCACTGTGCCTGCTGGGGCTGTTCGTCTTCGCCCAGGTGCCTGCGCTCGCCCTGGGCTGCCTCTTCCTCTGGGGCGTGGCCAGCTTCGCGATTTCCTCGCCGCTGCAGCTGCTGCTGGTGGAGCAGGCCGGCGAGTCTGCGAGTCTGGCCGCCACCCTGAGCCATGCCGCCTTCAACCTGGGCAACGCCAGCGGCGCCTTCATCGGCGGCCTGTGGCTGACCGCGGGCATGGGGCTGAACAACCTGCCGCTGATGGGCATGGCGGTGTTGCTGCTGACCATCCTGGTGTGCCTGCCGCTGCCGCGCCTGCGCTCGGTGAAGGATCACCTCAAGGCCACCGGGCAGCTCAATCCCTGA
- the tcyN gene encoding L-cystine ABC transporter ATP-binding protein TcyN yields MITVRNLTKSFKGQEVLKGIDLTVEPGEVVAIIGPSGSGKTTLLRCLNLLEEPSGGLIKVGEIEIDASRPLKQQQGLIRKLRQHVGFVFQNFNLFPHRTALENVIEGPIVVKKEPRERAVERARRLLAKVGLAGKEDAYPKRLSGGQQQRVAIARALAMEPDVILFDEPTSALDPELVGEVLATIRGLAEENRTMVIVTHEMSFARDVANRAIFIDKGVIVEQGDAKSLFSAPREERTRQFLSKFLNG; encoded by the coding sequence ATGATTACCGTCCGTAACCTGACCAAATCCTTCAAGGGCCAGGAGGTGCTCAAGGGCATCGACCTGACCGTCGAACCCGGCGAAGTGGTGGCCATCATCGGCCCCAGCGGTTCGGGCAAGACCACCTTGCTGCGCTGCCTCAACCTGCTGGAGGAACCCAGCGGCGGCCTGATCAAGGTGGGCGAGATCGAGATCGACGCGAGCCGGCCGCTGAAACAGCAGCAGGGGCTGATCCGCAAGCTGCGCCAACACGTCGGTTTCGTCTTCCAGAACTTCAACCTGTTCCCCCATCGCACCGCGCTGGAAAACGTCATCGAAGGCCCGATCGTGGTGAAGAAGGAACCCCGCGAACGCGCCGTCGAACGCGCCCGGCGGTTGCTGGCCAAGGTCGGCCTGGCGGGCAAGGAAGACGCCTATCCGAAGCGCCTCTCCGGCGGCCAGCAACAGCGTGTGGCCATCGCCCGCGCCCTGGCCATGGAGCCCGACGTGATCCTCTTCGACGAGCCCACCTCGGCGCTGGACCCGGAGCTGGTGGGCGAGGTGCTGGCCACCATCCGCGGCCTGGCCGAGGAGAACCGCACCATGGTGATCGTCACCCACGAGATGAGCTTCGCCCGCGATGTGGCCAACCGCGCGATCTTCATCGACAAGGGGGTGATCGTCGAACAGGGCGACGCCAAGAGCCTGTTCAGCGCACCCAGGGAAGAACGCACGCGGCAGTTCCTCAGCAAGTTCCTCAACGGCTGA
- the tcyL gene encoding cystine ABC transporter permease, producing the protein MIEASLQLALDSAPFLLKGAVFTVVLSLGGMFFGLLLGFVLALMRLYGFTALRWLSRIYVSFFRGTPLLVQLFMIYYGLPQLGIQLEPLPAALIGFSLNMAAYTSEILRAAIASIDKGQWEAAASIGMSRTQTLVRAILPQAARTALPPLGNSFISLVKDTALAATIQVPELFRQAQLITARTFEIFTMYLAAALIYWVLATVLSHFQARLEARVNQHERDA; encoded by the coding sequence ATGATCGAAGCCAGCCTGCAACTGGCGCTGGATTCCGCGCCCTTCCTGTTGAAGGGCGCGGTGTTTACGGTGGTACTGAGCCTCGGCGGCATGTTCTTCGGACTGCTGCTGGGCTTCGTCCTGGCCCTGATGCGCCTCTATGGTTTCACCGCCCTGCGGTGGCTCTCGCGGATCTACGTTTCGTTCTTCCGTGGCACGCCTCTGCTGGTGCAGCTGTTCATGATCTATTACGGCTTGCCGCAGCTGGGCATCCAGCTGGAGCCGCTGCCAGCGGCGCTGATCGGCTTCTCGCTGAACATGGCCGCCTACACCTCGGAAATCCTCCGCGCCGCCATCGCCTCCATCGACAAGGGGCAATGGGAGGCCGCCGCCAGCATCGGCATGAGCCGCACCCAGACCCTGGTCCGCGCCATCCTGCCGCAGGCCGCGCGCACCGCGCTGCCGCCGCTGGGCAACAGCTTCATTTCGCTGGTCAAGGACACCGCCCTGGCCGCCACCATCCAGGTGCCGGAACTGTTCCGCCAGGCGCAGCTGATCACCGCACGCACCTTCGAGATCTTCACCATGTACCTGGCCGCCGCGCTGATCTACTGGGTACTGGCCACCGTCCTGTCGCACTTCCAGGCTCGCCTGGAGGCACGGGTCAACCAGCATGAGCGCGACGCCTGA
- the tcyJ gene encoding cystine ABC transporter substrate-binding protein, translated as MTFATLRRQFILGSLSLVLGAGFVGTSSAADLLQDIQQKGAIKVGLEGTYPPFNYQDESGKLTGFEVELAEALAKELGVKAEFQPTKWDGILAALESKRLDVVINQVTISDERKKKYDFSTPYTVSGIQALVRKGTEDSIKTASDLAGKKVGVGLGTNYEQWLKENVPQADIRTYDDDPTKFQDLNVGRIDAILVDRLAAFEMVEKTGGKLAVAGEPFSRQEAGIALRKGNPELLASIDKALAKLKADGTLKALSEKWFKADVTQ; from the coding sequence ATGACATTTGCCACCCTGCGTCGCCAGTTCATCCTCGGCAGCCTGAGCCTGGTGCTCGGCGCCGGATTCGTCGGCACCAGCTCCGCCGCCGACCTGCTCCAGGACATCCAGCAGAAAGGCGCCATCAAGGTGGGCCTGGAAGGCACCTACCCGCCCTTCAACTACCAGGACGAGAGCGGCAAGCTGACCGGCTTCGAAGTGGAGCTGGCCGAGGCCCTGGCCAAGGAGCTGGGCGTGAAGGCCGAGTTCCAGCCGACCAAGTGGGATGGCATCCTCGCTGCCCTGGAGTCCAAGCGCCTGGACGTGGTGATCAACCAGGTGACCATCTCCGACGAGCGCAAGAAGAAGTACGACTTCTCCACCCCCTACACCGTGTCCGGCATCCAGGCCCTGGTACGCAAGGGCACCGAGGACAGCATCAAGACCGCCTCCGACCTCGCCGGCAAGAAGGTCGGCGTGGGCCTGGGCACCAACTACGAGCAGTGGCTGAAGGAAAACGTCCCGCAGGCCGACATTCGCACCTACGACGACGACCCCACCAAGTTCCAGGACCTCAACGTCGGCCGCATCGACGCCATACTGGTGGACCGCCTGGCCGCCTTCGAGATGGTCGAGAAAACCGGTGGCAAGCTGGCCGTGGCCGGCGAGCCGTTCTCCCGCCAGGAAGCCGGCATCGCCCTGCGCAAGGGCAACCCGGAGCTGCTGGCCTCCATCGACAAGGCCCTGGCCAAGCTCAAGGCCGACGGCACCCTCAAGGCGCTCTCCGAGAAATGGTTCAAGGCTGACGTGACCCAATGA
- a CDS encoding D-cysteine desulfhydrase — MLDAALARFSRLDLVPAPTPLEKLEHLSSKVGRDLYVKRDDVTPFALGGNKVRKLEFLAAEALAQGADTLVTAGAIQSNHVRQTAALAARLGLGCVALLENPIGTADRNYLENGNRLLLDLFGTDVELAPNLDTADELLAATGERLRAAGKRPYLVPIGGSNALGALGYVRAGLELAEQIKASGQDFAAVVLASGSAGTHAGLALALEYALPGTRVVGVTVSRPDATQRPKVEGLLQRTAELLGVPVPAGLKVELWDQYFFPRYGEPNAGTLEAVKLAASHEGLLLDPVYTGKAFAGLLDGVANSAFAGNGPVLFLHTGGSPALFAYHPAGNA, encoded by the coding sequence ATGCTCGATGCCGCCCTCGCCCGCTTCTCCCGCCTGGACCTGGTACCCGCCCCCACCCCGCTGGAAAAGCTCGAGCACCTGTCGAGCAAGGTGGGCCGCGACCTGTACGTGAAACGCGACGATGTCACGCCCTTCGCCCTCGGCGGCAACAAGGTGCGCAAGCTCGAATTCCTCGCCGCCGAGGCCCTGGCCCAGGGTGCCGATACCCTGGTCACGGCCGGCGCCATCCAGTCCAACCACGTGCGCCAGACCGCAGCCCTCGCCGCGCGCCTGGGCCTTGGCTGCGTGGCCCTGCTGGAAAACCCCATCGGCACCGCCGACCGCAATTACCTGGAGAACGGCAACCGCCTGCTGCTGGACCTGTTCGGCACGGACGTGGAGCTGGCCCCCAACCTGGACACCGCCGACGAACTCCTCGCGGCCACCGGCGAGCGCCTGCGCGCCGCCGGCAAGCGTCCGTACCTGGTGCCCATCGGCGGCTCCAATGCCCTGGGCGCACTGGGCTACGTGCGTGCCGGCCTGGAGCTGGCCGAGCAGATCAAGGCCAGCGGCCAGGACTTCGCCGCCGTGGTGCTGGCCTCCGGCAGCGCCGGCACCCACGCGGGCCTCGCCCTGGCGCTGGAATACGCCCTGCCGGGCACCCGCGTGGTCGGCGTCACCGTCTCGCGCCCGGACGCCACCCAGCGGCCCAAGGTGGAAGGGCTGCTGCAGCGCACCGCCGAGCTTCTCGGCGTGCCGGTTCCCGCCGGCCTCAAGGTGGAGCTGTGGGACCAGTACTTCTTCCCCCGCTACGGCGAACCCAACGCCGGCACCCTCGAGGCCGTGAAGCTCGCCGCCAGCCACGAAGGCCTGCTGCTGGACCCGGTGTACACCGGCAAGGCCTTCGCCGGCCTGCTCGATGGAGTGGCCAACAGCGCCTTCGCAGGCAACGGCCCTGTGCTGTTCCTGCACACCGGTGGCTCCCCGGCGCTCTTCGCCTATCATCCAGCGGGTAATGCGTGA
- a CDS encoding MetQ/NlpA family ABC transporter substrate-binding protein, translating into MKKSLLLTALAAALSASLAHAGEKLIVAATPVPHAEILELIKPQLAKEGVDLEVKVFTDYVQPNLQVDQKHLDANYFQTKPYLDNFNSGKGTHLVIVKGVHVEPFGGYSSKYKSLKDLPEGATIAIPNEGSNSGRALILLQKAGLLKLKDPSNALATPKDIAENPHNFKFKELEAALLPRVLDQVDLALINTNYALEAKLNPSKDALVLEDRTSPYVNYLVARPDNKDSDAIKKLSAALTSPEVKAFIEQKYSGAVVPAF; encoded by the coding sequence ATGAAGAAGTCCCTGCTGCTGACCGCCCTGGCCGCTGCCCTGTCCGCCTCCCTGGCCCACGCCGGCGAAAAGCTCATCGTAGCCGCCACGCCGGTGCCCCACGCCGAAATCCTCGAGCTGATCAAACCCCAGCTGGCCAAGGAAGGCGTCGACCTGGAAGTGAAGGTCTTCACCGACTACGTGCAGCCCAACCTGCAGGTGGACCAGAAGCACCTGGACGCCAACTACTTCCAGACCAAGCCTTACCTGGACAACTTCAACAGCGGCAAGGGCACCCACCTGGTGATCGTCAAGGGCGTGCATGTCGAGCCCTTCGGCGGCTACTCCAGCAAGTACAAGTCCCTGAAGGACCTGCCGGAAGGCGCCACCATCGCCATCCCCAACGAAGGCAGCAACAGCGGCCGTGCCCTGATCCTGCTGCAGAAGGCCGGACTGCTGAAACTGAAGGACCCGAGCAACGCCCTGGCCACCCCCAAGGACATCGCCGAGAACCCGCACAACTTCAAGTTCAAGGAACTGGAAGCGGCCCTGCTGCCGCGCGTGCTGGACCAGGTCGACCTGGCCCTGATCAACACCAACTACGCGCTGGAAGCCAAGCTCAACCCGTCCAAGGACGCCCTGGTGCTGGAAGACCGCACCTCGCCCTACGTGAACTACCTGGTGGCCCGTCCGGACAACAAGGACAGCGACGCCATCAAGAAACTCTCCGCCGCGCTGACCAGCCCGGAAGTCAAAGCCTTCATCGAGCAGAAGTATTCCGGCGCGGTGGTGCCGGCGTTCTGA
- a CDS encoding PLP-dependent aspartate aminotransferase family protein: MPESKPGLSTRSVHSGNEVDRRMVTRPKSLPIYESSVFVYDSLEQVDDFLAGNPDNYMYTRIANPNQAAVEELVRELEGGAAALFSASGMASVSAALLGRLNAGDHLIASRELYGTTQSLIEKELARFGISATLVEINDLAAVEAAITPATRIIYTETASNPLVRVSDVPALARLAKAHGLKLLVDNTFLSPALYHPLADGADLVLHSTTKYLNGHSDATGGILVGDAEWIAQARRFQINAGGSASPFEAWLTFRGAKTLTLRMKAHSANAQALATALEAHPKVAQVFYPGLPSHPDHALAARLFPKGASGMLSFTLHGGLAEVDRLIRALKNTAFAPSLAGVASSITHPGKTSHRALSPEALAELDIHDGTIRVSVGIEDAEDIIDDFVQALDSL; the protein is encoded by the coding sequence ATGCCCGAATCCAAACCCGGCCTGTCCACCCGTTCCGTGCACAGCGGCAACGAGGTCGACCGCCGCATGGTCACCCGGCCCAAGAGCCTGCCGATCTACGAGTCCTCGGTGTTCGTCTACGACTCCCTGGAGCAGGTGGACGACTTCCTCGCCGGCAACCCCGACAACTACATGTACACCCGCATCGCCAACCCCAACCAGGCGGCGGTGGAGGAGTTGGTGCGCGAGCTGGAAGGCGGCGCGGCGGCGCTGTTCTCCGCCTCCGGCATGGCCTCGGTGAGCGCGGCGCTGCTGGGGCGGCTGAATGCCGGCGACCACCTGATCGCCAGCCGCGAGCTGTACGGCACCACCCAGAGCCTGATCGAGAAGGAGCTGGCGCGCTTCGGCATCAGCGCTACCCTGGTGGAGATCAACGACCTGGCGGCAGTGGAGGCGGCCATCACTCCGGCGACCAGGATCATCTACACCGAGACCGCCTCCAACCCGCTGGTGCGGGTCAGCGACGTGCCGGCCCTGGCGCGGCTGGCCAAGGCCCATGGCCTCAAGCTGCTGGTGGACAACACCTTCCTCTCGCCGGCGCTCTACCACCCCCTGGCCGATGGCGCCGACCTGGTGCTGCACAGCACCACCAAGTACCTCAACGGCCACAGCGATGCCACCGGCGGCATTCTCGTCGGCGATGCCGAGTGGATCGCCCAGGCGCGGCGCTTCCAGATCAACGCCGGCGGCAGCGCCAGCCCCTTCGAGGCCTGGCTGACCTTCCGCGGCGCCAAGACCCTGACCCTGCGCATGAAGGCCCACTCGGCCAACGCGCAGGCATTGGCCACGGCCCTGGAAGCCCACCCCAAGGTCGCCCAGGTGTTCTATCCCGGCCTGCCCTCGCACCCGGACCACGCCCTGGCCGCGCGGCTGTTCCCCAAGGGCGCCTCGGGCATGCTGAGTTTCACCTTGCACGGCGGCCTGGCCGAGGTGGACCGACTGATCCGCGCCCTGAAGAACACCGCCTTCGCGCCTTCCCTGGCGGGGGTGGCCAGCAGCATCACCCACCCCGGCAAGACCAGCCACCGCGCCCTGTCGCCGGAGGCCCTGGCCGAGCTGGACATCCACGACGGCACCATCCGCGTGTCGGTGGGCATCGAGGATGCCGAGGACATCATCGACGACTTCGTGCAGGCGCTGGATAGCCTCTGA
- a CDS encoding GntR family transcriptional regulator, producing the protein MAELLPLSPIPLYSQLKELLRGRILDGTYPPHSRMPSESELGKAFDVSRITVRQALGDLQKEGLIFKIHGKGTFVAKPKAFQNVSTLQGLAESMTQMGYEVLNRLRSFKHVPASALVAERLQVEEGSLVTEIRRVRLINREPVSLELTWLPHAVGEKLEKADLATRDIFLILENDCGIPLGHADLAIDAVLADGDLTQALGVEEGSPIMRIERLTHAADGTPLDFEHLYYRGDAFQYRLRIDRQKGPQA; encoded by the coding sequence ATGGCCGAACTGCTCCCCCTCTCCCCGATTCCGCTCTACAGCCAGCTCAAGGAGCTGCTGCGCGGGCGCATCCTCGACGGCACCTACCCGCCCCACAGCCGCATGCCCTCGGAAAGCGAGCTGGGCAAGGCCTTCGATGTCAGCCGCATCACCGTGCGCCAGGCGCTGGGCGACCTGCAGAAGGAAGGGCTGATCTTCAAGATTCACGGCAAGGGCACCTTCGTCGCCAAGCCCAAGGCCTTCCAGAACGTGTCCACCCTGCAGGGCCTGGCCGAATCCATGACCCAGATGGGCTACGAAGTGCTCAACCGCCTGCGCAGCTTCAAGCATGTGCCCGCCAGCGCGCTGGTGGCCGAGCGCCTCCAGGTGGAAGAAGGCAGCCTGGTCACCGAGATCCGTCGGGTGCGCCTGATCAATCGCGAACCGGTGTCCCTGGAACTCACCTGGCTGCCCCACGCGGTGGGCGAGAAGCTGGAGAAGGCCGACCTCGCCACCCGCGACATTTTCCTGATCCTGGAGAACGATTGCGGCATCCCCCTGGGCCACGCCGACCTCGCCATCGATGCGGTGCTCGCCGACGGCGACCTGACCCAGGCGCTGGGTGTGGAGGAGGGCTCGCCGATCATGCGTATCGAGCGCCTGACCCACGCCGCCGACGGCACGCCATTGGACTTCGAACACCTCTACTACCGCGGCGATGCCTTCCAGTACCGCCTGCGCATCGATCGCCAGAAGGGACCCCAGGCATGA